One Carassius gibelio isolate Cgi1373 ecotype wild population from Czech Republic chromosome A20, carGib1.2-hapl.c, whole genome shotgun sequence DNA segment encodes these proteins:
- the LOC127938908 gene encoding 12-(S)-hydroxy-5,8,10,14-eicosatetraenoic acid receptor-like, with protein MDTSSLDNDTDKICQKNIDHNRALYIFYSSVVVLELILGLLLNVTVIHLFIFKLKFWKSKTIDIFLFNLVLADILLLIGLPVKAYNFQQCSEHKVVCKVQLFLQFLNRGASIAFLTVISIYRYYSVVHPGKRRVLRILRMSPQISVFIWVLLGILTIPAMLQSFIRCNISEKDEELTTIVLLREIVFFTQIFIPFFVLVYCSIRIIRRLKQKSVGDKTKLRRAMFLVTSVVFVFAVCFLPYAITRAVQLYKTGHVLPEEKDTVVKLYDGLICLSYLNCLLDPILYCLSSSKFKKLYISIYLPFLLEKVQPESAEDTGDD; from the coding sequence ATGGACACCTCAAGCTTGGACAACGACACAGACAAAATCTGTCAGAAAAACATCGACCATAACCGAGCGCTGTATATTTTCTACTCTTCTGTGGTAGTGCTGGAGTTGATCTTGGGTCTTCTGCTGAATGTTACAGTTATCCATCTCTTCATCTTCAAGCTCAAGTTCTGGAAATCTAAGACCATTGACATTTTCTTGTTCAATCTGGTCCTGGCTGATATTTTGTTGCTGATTGGATTGCCCGTAAAGGCTTATAACTTTCAGCAATGCAGTGAACACAAGGTAGTGTGCAAAGTACAGCTCTTTCTACAGTTTCTCAACCGAGGAGCCAGCATCGCCTTCCTGACGGTCATCTCCATTTATCGATATTATAGCGTGGTCCATCCTGGGAAGAGGAGAGTCCTGAGGATTTTGAGAATGTCGCCTCAGATTTCTGTATTCATCTGGGTGTTGCTTGGAATCTTGACCATTCCAGCCATGTTGCAAAGTTTTATCAGATGCAACATCAGTGAAAAAGATGAGGAACTCACCACCATTGTTCTACTGAGAGAAATTGTGTTTTTTACTCAGATTTTCATACCCTTTTTTGTTCTTGTGTATTGCTCAATACGGATTATCAGAAGACTCAAACAGAAGTCAGTGGGTGACAAGACTAAGCTCCGGAGAGCGATGTTCCTCGTCACTTCGGTGGTTTTCGTCTTTGCGGTCTGCTTCTTGCCTTATGCCATAACAAGAGCAGTGCAGCTATATAAAACTGGGCACGTGTTGCCAGAAGAGAAAGATACTGTCGTTAAACTGTACGATGGGCTTATTTGTCTGTCTTATCTGAACTGCCTGCTGGATCCAATCCTGTACTGTCTGAGCAGCAGTAAATTTAAGAAGTTATACATATCAATATATCTCCCCTTTCTACTGGAGAAGGTACAACCTGAAAGTGCAGAAGATACTGGAGATGACTAA